Below is a window of Poecilia reticulata strain Guanapo linkage group LG8, Guppy_female_1.0+MT, whole genome shotgun sequence DNA.
ACATCTTCGTTCTTCTGCACCTGCGgttaattttctgtttaattcaaAACGGCTACCTCTGTCCAGAGAGATTTAGCactttttttgtcatgcttGCAATTTGTGTACATTTAATTGCTAACTGAAAGCAAAGTTTACACATCCGTTCCTAATAATTAGCCTCATTTAGCACTTTCTGGTCATGAAACCAGAAAGTGCTAAATGACCTTTAAAAGTCCAAATAGGGCTTAGAAAAAGaccctccccccaaaaaacaacaaaaacaaataaacatttccataatTTATTCACTGACATGGGGAAGAAGTTTTCCAAACAATGTTTATTGGAAAATAACATATTCAGGGAAACGAACATAACCTTTTTTCAAGGTGTGACTGCAGGAGCACATAACGGTCTCTAACTCCAGTCTATCAGGCATTCACACCACAAAGCCAGTTAGCCAGAAAGAGCAGCAAGAGCAAAAGGTGGAGGACTTGTGGTGTAAACAACAGATGGTGTAACCTGACCTGAAGATATCCCTATGAAGATGAGGCCGTGTCCGTGACATTGAACCATTAGCTGGGTGTTTGCGTGATCGCTCACCTCCTCATCAGATAACCTGGTGCAAGGTTCAGAATACACAATCCCAGTGCTTTTAACTGGACTGTTTTCACTGTAATTTGCTCAGTTTTTTCATCTTGCTTTCTAGTTGGTTATTTCAGTTGTACAAACACTGGTAATAGTTAAAGATAGAGCTACATGTCAATTTGTTTTGCACGATCCAAAGGAAAGAGTGTCCTTCTCTTGCCGTTTACTCTCAGTGATCATGTTAATTACAGAGCTTGTTATAGTCACCCTGCCTGTCTGGATAATCTGTATTCCCTTCATCACACAGATTATTATGATCGCTCTTCCTGAATATCCAATTAGCATCCTTCATCTCTTATGATGCCGGTTTTTATCTTCTTATTGTCCTCATTCTTCTAACCTTGTAACTTAGGATTTTTAACTTTGTAATTCTAGTGgcacaaaaacaactgaagctGAATAAAGATCCtctgtctggactttgattgggcTGTTCATAGAACCAAGAGGCCTTCATATTACTACTctcagaaataaatttttagGAAAACCATTTAGCTCTGGTTGCATGTTTAAGGGCCACTTCTGTCCCACAGTGTCAAGTATTCTGCAAACACTTACAGGTTCACGTCCTGAGTTGTGATGTACAATGAATGAATACTGTGAATGTATCAAGCCTTTGAGGAAAACATGACTATTTGCAATATTGGGATTAACCCACATTTTACTCTTAATTCTTATCTTTTAGGTCATTAGTGTCCCCTTCACTCTCTCGCTGAGCTTTCTGATCTTGGTCAGTAAGAAATGATATTAGGGGGCAGTGAAGTGAAATTGGGTGTACTGATAAATCGAAACCAATTTCCTTAATTCTGGGAGATCGGCAACTGAAACGGATTTTATCCACTGATCTTGTATAAAAATCACTGTCTCCTTTTGCTCTGCCATGTCGGAGGACTGGCTGCGTTCAGAGAcgtttcagacaaaaaattgTATTGACCAAAATtggaattggcaggtcaggctttttaacgattattggccagaaaactgcagtcagcTGCCTCCTGTCACCTGTTTGTTTGGTCTTAGATGCATTCCATTGCTTTTGCCTGGATGTGAGGAGAACCCAATAGCTTTGCTTTTAGAGTAGTGCTAGTGTAACTGGGAGGACTTGAAAAGGTTATTTTTGTTCTCCTTTTAGTATTAAAAATTAACGTAGTCCCAGCCATCTTCTCCCTACCTTCCTCCTGTCGCTTGTTCTCTTTCTGCCAGCGCGAACTCGCTTCTTTATTTAGAAACGGGCAGTAAGTGCAGTGTGGACCCAGGAGATGGCACACCACAGCCTTGTCAGGACTACTATATGTAGGTTACTTTGCTCAGAAGTTGACGTTCAAGTCAGTTTCTACTAGGCCAGGACGGCTGGAGCAGGGTGGCTGACGCATGGCGCCCCAAGAGTCATTCCCCCTTgtggggagggagggaggactGCCGACTGAGCAGAAGAACAGAATTGCTGTGGGGTTGGCTGCGTCTCTAGAGTCTGTTGTGATTCATCTTTCATATAGCTTTTCTCTATCTCTCATGAGAGTGTGTAATGGGGCTCAAGAAGACTCAGCTGGGTCTTACCAGGCTCTAAATCAGTGCTTTAATGGCAGATTATCTTTAGATGCAGGCCCTCCTAATGTGcagtttcattttccttcaaatgaTTTATCAAACTTTAGTAGCCTTTCTTCTATTTAATGAAGAACCGTTTGCATAGAAGATGACTAACGGAAGTAAAAAGCATgataaaattatgctttttacttaaataatttttattttattgcaagCATGGCTTGACTTCAGTATAAAAACTTGTACTGGTGAATTACCAAGATAGTTGAAACGAGGTCAAAGATATGGGAGGTTGTAGAACCAAACTGTTCACAGTACTTTAGACATTTACAGGAAGGACTGGGTTGTTCAACAGGTTAAGATCTAAAAGGAAATCTAATCAGTGAAACTAAGTGGAAATAACTATGATTTTTATGCAAAGATGTCAAATGGTCTTCTGTGTGTTTCCTCAGGCCCACAGCAGCTTCATCTCGACCAGCTACCGGATCCTCTCAGTTAGCCAACACGCCCAAGAACTCAACAGCTACATCCAAACCTGCCACTCCTAAAACTGCCCCCGCCTCCGCCAAGCCTGCTACTCCCAAATCAACCACCACTACACCCTCTGGTGGCAAACCTCCTGCATCACAGTCAAGAAATGCAACCCCTATGAAAAAAGGtcacaaaaactatttttggttATTTGACTCATTCGTaaacattaaatgtattaattatttttgctctaaCATAAAAGGTATAATACAtaatatgtaataaataaattccagaGTGCAAACTTTAACCATATAGTGGTTAATAGAAAAAAGTATAACATCCTGTGGTTCTGATCAAAATATTCACCCTTTCACCCTACTCATTGTGTAATTCCTATTTGTGTTGTCTTTTCCAGATGTGACCAAACCATCCCCTCCAGTAGCCAAGAAATCTGCAGAGTCCCCTCTCACTCGCCCTCCTGCAAAGAAGCCTGCTAAACCCGAGGCCCCCAAGACAAAATCAGATGTTGCCTCCAAAAAGCCTCCCACAAATAAAGCTGTTGAAACAAAGACACCAAACCGCTCCAAGCCACAAGAGGGTAAGTCCACACCTTCCAAGGATGTCTCCAAGACTCCAAGCACCAAAACGGCTACAAATAAGGCCCCCAGTCCCAAGAAGACTGTGGGAAGCACCACTCCTACTCCTGTCAAACGTGGTCCTAAAGTTGCAACAATGATTGAGCGAGGAAAAGAAATTGCTGCAgtagttgctgctgctgcaaccaTCGCTACTGCAGCCTCTGTCTTCGCAAACCCAGAGGAGTCTGAGCCTCCTGCAGAAGATGATTTGGAGTCATCTGAGCCCACTATTAAAGCAGAGGACGAGAAAAGACCAGAGCCTGTACGGGAACCATCTCCAGAGCCTGTGCGGATGCGGGAACCAACTCCTGAACCTGTGCGGAAACCAACACCAGAACCCGTTCAGCAACGGGAACCAACACCAGAACCCGTTCAGCAANNNNNNNNNNNNNNNNNNNNNNNNNNNNNNNNNNNNNNNNNNNNNNNNNNNNNNNNNNNNNNNNNNNNNNNNNNNNNNNNNNNNNNNNNNNNNNNNNNNNNNNNNNNNNNNNNNNNNNNNNNNNNNNNNNNNNNNNNNNNNNNNNNNNNNNNNNNNNNNNNNNNNNNNNNNNNNNNNNNNNNNNNNNNNNNNNNNNNNNNNNNNNNNNNNNNNNNNNNNNNNNNNNNNNNAACCAACACCAGAACCCGTTCAGCAACGGGAACCAACACCAGAACCCGTTCAGCAAAGGGAACCAACACCAGAACCCGTTCAGATACGGCAACCAACACCTGAGCCCATTCAACAACGGGAACCAACACCCGAGCCCATTCAGATGCGACAACCAACACCAGAGCCTGTGCGGGAACCAACGCCAGAGCCTGCTCAGGTGCGGGATCCATCACCTGAGCCCTTGCGAGAACCAACACCTGAGCCTGTGCGGGAACCAACACCTGAACTTCAAGAGCAAACCCCTGAGCAAGGAAGTGAAGCAACCATCGGTGTCCGGATGTCACCTCAGATGACCACTTATAAATTCGAAGACAACAGTTCGGTTCCCTCCTTAGGAACAACTGTCATGTCTCCCCCTTGCTCCCCGCCAGTCCCTGCCTCGCCTGTTAAAAAATCACAGAATGCTTCCTCTCTTTTGGACTTTGATGCTCCATCTGATTCCTGGAACAGGAACCAGTCTCCTACTGGTCTGGCACCCCACACGTTGCTTAATGTGATGACATTCCAAGCAGAGGAGTACAATGTAAAAGGATACGAAATTCAAGGGGTAGAAGATGATGAGAaagatgatgaggaggaggaagtagATGAGGAAGCCCTGTTTCTCTCTACCTCCACAGCTCCAGGGTCTCTTTCAGCTGTTGGACAACCTCACAATTTTGGTGCTTTGCCTTCAGGTGATTTTATTCACAAGGACCTTGTATCTTCTCATGAACAGAAAGAGGAGGTGGAAAAGGCTGATGAGGAGATcaatgaggatgatgatgatgaggaggaatATGAGGAAGAGAGGAGACTAGGCCACCAGCTTTCATCCTTGGTCACTGACATGAGTACCTCTCAACATTCGGATGAGTTCCAGGCACGGTCGTCAGCATTCGGAGGTTGGCATGGCGATGACCTGCTCTCTGGGATGGACTCCGAGGACATGAGCAGCTGCACCAGCAGCCGGCAGCAGGGGGTGTCCGACCTCAGCAGCACTCAGCACACCGCTATCTTGGAGGGCACCCAGAGCTCAGACGCCTTGATCGACTCCAGCCTCAGAGGCTCCGAAGGAGACGGTAATCTCATGGGTTCTCCCAATGTTGAAACTCTTGCcaatgaagaagaggaggatgaagacgaCGAGCGGGTGGACGATATGGACTTGAGCTCTGAGCAAGCTGAGGAGCATCACAGAGTGTTCCAGGAGCACAAacaagacgaggaggaggacgaagatGTGGAAATGCACAGCGAAGGCGTGACGGAGAGTGGTGGGAATGTTGATGATGACTTTAACGAGGAAGAGCACTTGGATAACTTGACCCACTCTGGTCTGTTGTCAGGTGCTGCACCTGCAGCCTCCTGGGGTCAGACAAACCCCTTCTCAGATACCTGGACTCAACCAGTGTCCCACCTTGCTGTGTCCTCTCCCAGCCCCGTGTCAGACCACGACGCAGCCGAATCCGAGACGCCAACCCAGTCTCCTGCCCAGGCGTGTGTTGACGGTAGCGCCCCGTCATTCCCCCTGCAGACAGAGCAGATACCCCAGCACCATCGTGACCTATTCACCTCTCCGACTGTAGGCATGTCCCAGGCCGACACTCCGACTGGGACCGCCCCGCCCGCTCACAGCGGCAGCGAGACAAGCACTCCTGAGGACCTCCGTGACTACGACAGCAGCTCTGGAGTAGAGTCCCGCTCTGATAAACAGCAAACCCCGGTACCGGCGTCACTTCAGCCCGACGTGGACCAGGATCTAGGCATTCACTTGGAGAAAGGtgatggagaggaggaagaggctgaGACTCTTCCTGCCGATGAGGTGCTTGGAACCGGACCCCCAACAGCTCCTGCGTCAGTCCCTTCATCCCCGTCTACCTCCGGCGATGAAGCCAGTGACACGGAGGGGGAGATACAGATTAACGACCCAGAGGCTCCGATGACGATAGATGAAAGGGCTGCAATGGAAAGCCCTCCTCCCACCGGTAGCTTGCCAGCTctggaggaggatgaagagacAGGAGATCCAGCTATTTTAGAGGGTGAAGAGGACGGAGGTGGAGCTACTCCTCAGTCAGCCAATTCTGTGGCATCTTATGGCTTTGACTGCACAACGTCCAACTCCAATGCCCACTCAATGGCAGAAAGCTGCGGAAAGAGCCCTGGTATCTTCTCCCTTGAGAATGAGGAGCAG
It encodes the following:
- the prr36b gene encoding protein piccolo; the encoded protein is MKPDGVATAALEPMETLDSDPANEPAPAAEPEPNLVDVPAGEMLQHPAGDVREAKPPADQGKETSAAKMVAKASGDAKAKTTNKATPKTKLSATSSPKTPSGPRSNASRLSNGTSKPQTNGVVKKMTPAADKKSTPTSTATKKTTGAAATPSPKTVTKVGEKRAPGTLPATNSAKSTTGAAAAKKTTSSTANGVKSTAAAAKKPPASKPASAALTKTSSIASSKTDKPPVSKATRPTAASSRPATGSSQLANTPKNSTATSKPATPKTAPASAKPATPKSTTTTPSGGKPPASQSRNATPMKKDVTKPSPPVAKKSAESPLTRPPAKKPAKPEAPKTKSDVASKKPPTNKAVETKTPNRSKPQEGKSTPSKDVSKTPSTKTATNKAPSPKKTVGSTTPTPVKRGPKVATMIERGKEIAAVVAAAATIATAASVFANPEESEPPAEDDLESSEPTIKAEDEKRPEPVREPSPEPVRMREPTPEPVRKPTPEPVQQREPTPEPVQQREPTPEPVQQREPTPEPVQIRQPTPEPIQQREPTPEPIQMRQPTPEPVREPTPEPAQVRDPSPEPLREPTPEPVREPTPELQEQTPEQGSEATIGVRMSPQMTTYKFEDNSSVPSLGTTVMSPPCSPPVPASPVKKSQNASSLLDFDAPSDSWNRNQSPTGLAPHTLLNVMTFQAEEYNVKGYEIQGVEDDEKDDEEEEVDEEALFLSTSTAPGSLSAVGQPHNFGALPSGDFIHKDLVSSHEQKEEVEKADEEINEDDDDEEEYEEERRLGHQLSSLVTDMSTSQHSDEFQARSSAFGGWHGDDLLSGMDSEDMSSCTSSRQQGVSDLSSTQHTAILEGTQSSDALIDSSLRGSEGDGNLMGSPNVETLANEEEEDEDDERVDDMDLSSEQAEEHHRVFQEHKQDEEEDEDVEMHSEGVTESGGNVDDDFNEEEHLDNLTHSGLLSGAAPAASWGQTNPFSDTWTQPVSHLAVSSPSPVSDHDAAESETPTQSPAQACVDGSAPSFPLQTEQIPQHHRDLFTSPTVGMSQADTPTGTAPPAHSGSETSTPEDLRDYDSSSGVESRSDKQQTPVPASLQPDVDQDLGIHLEKGDGEEEEAETLPADEVLGTGPPTAPASVPSSPSTSGDEASDTEGEIQINDPEAPMTIDERAAMESPPPTGSLPALEEDEETGDPAILEGEEDGGGATPQSANSVASYGFDCTTSNSNAHSMAESCGKSPGIFSLENEEQLPEEAKDPSLIKELTLPSSAAAALAEDLLGNPVDLIPLGHQEDDFPSLDEHHHFLLGGNAADHREKTNPLEGSDDLVDQECGDSDNLTPYFSTICDKTDSFLEGNV